In Luteitalea sp., a single genomic region encodes these proteins:
- a CDS encoding tetratricopeptide repeat protein, translating to MKQSERRHLRQNEVAAAVTWLQGRMASYWGAVGWTMAIAVVAIVAVGGYLAWRSYVERHAGALLADGMVVATAPVVTPAQLLTNPPPEGQETFSSSQARAAASVSKLLHAAETYPATSSGIAARYYAATALAETAKLDEARQQYQGVIDRDADGLWGRMARLGLATVDLRAKRYDAAITGFRSLLANADADLPADGLLMHLAQAYQEAGKRDEAIRAYNRIVSEFPESLYVSDATTRVEALKTAL from the coding sequence ATGAAGCAATCAGAGCGACGTCATCTCCGCCAAAACGAAGTCGCGGCAGCCGTCACTTGGCTCCAGGGCCGTATGGCAAGCTACTGGGGAGCCGTCGGTTGGACGATGGCGATAGCTGTCGTGGCGATCGTGGCCGTCGGCGGCTACCTCGCGTGGCGATCGTACGTGGAGCGACACGCAGGGGCCTTACTGGCAGACGGCATGGTTGTCGCCACGGCGCCGGTGGTCACGCCTGCGCAATTGTTGACCAATCCGCCTCCGGAGGGCCAGGAAACGTTCTCCTCGAGTCAAGCGCGGGCCGCGGCATCGGTCTCCAAGCTCCTGCACGCGGCCGAGACGTATCCGGCCACGTCGAGCGGTATTGCGGCACGCTACTACGCGGCGACCGCCCTCGCCGAGACGGCGAAGCTCGACGAAGCGCGTCAACAGTATCAGGGGGTCATCGATCGTGATGCTGACGGGTTGTGGGGACGCATGGCGCGGCTCGGACTCGCAACCGTCGACCTGCGCGCGAAGCGCTACGACGCCGCCATCACAGGGTTTCGTAGCCTCCTGGCCAACGCGGATGCCGACCTCCCGGCAGATGGCCTGCTCATGCACCTCGCGCAGGCATACCAAGAGGCGGGCAAGCGCGATGAGGCGATACGCGCCTACAACCGCATCGTCAGCGAGTTCCCAGAGTCGCTCTATGTGAGCGACGCCACGACACGTGTCGAAGCGCTCAAGACAGCGCTATGA
- a CDS encoding adenine phosphoribosyltransferase, which produces MNTATTTDTLKSKIRHIPDFPKPGILFYDITTLLRDRDGLRLAIDALAAPYTTSDIDLVVGIESRGFILGAAVADRLGAGFVPVRKVGKLPAKTVRVSYDLEYGTDSLEMHQDALGGTHRVLIVDDLLATGGTARATVDLVRGLGGTVHGVAFLIELLALRGRSKLEGEPVMSVLQYEE; this is translated from the coding sequence ATGAACACCGCAACGACAACCGACACCCTCAAGAGCAAGATCCGGCACATCCCTGACTTTCCGAAGCCGGGGATTCTCTTCTATGACATCACGACGCTGCTCCGAGATCGGGATGGCTTGAGGCTGGCGATCGATGCGCTCGCCGCGCCGTACACGACCAGCGATATCGACCTCGTGGTGGGCATCGAGAGCCGCGGGTTCATCCTCGGCGCCGCCGTGGCGGATCGGCTCGGCGCGGGCTTCGTGCCGGTGCGTAAGGTGGGAAAGCTCCCTGCTAAGACGGTCCGCGTCTCCTACGACCTCGAATACGGGACCGATAGTCTCGAGATGCACCAGGACGCGCTTGGTGGCACCCACCGCGTACTGATCGTGGATGATTTGCTGGCGACCGGCGGCACGGCGCGGGCCACGGTGGATCTCGTGCGCGGACTGGGCGGGACGGTGCACGGTGTGGCGTTCTTGATCGAGCTGCTTGCCCTCCGTGGGCGGTCGAAGCTCGAAGGCGAGCCGGTCATGTCCGTGCTACAGTATGAGGAATAG